In one Poecilia reticulata strain Guanapo linkage group LG8, Guppy_female_1.0+MT, whole genome shotgun sequence genomic region, the following are encoded:
- the LOC103468595 gene encoding protein NLRC3-like — protein sequence MKRIPKEHVHQWTEIKGFNDLQKIMYFRNRVQNKTVAEQIIDHIATSRSLFIMCHIPIFCWIASKVLEYLLLKMENSPEKTTKIPTTLIEMYTHFFCIQIRIAAEKYDKENELDITEIFRLNEDFIFKLGRMAFEKLNKGEIIFSSDDLKTYGIDTKKAGVDCGLCTTIFKEESIFHSKKLYCFVHLTIQEYFAALFVYRSFASKTIDSQSLKDFLLIGSEEELKETLDVHPVDLPLDELMEIAIANSTLRKTGELDMFLRFLIGMSLESTQNQLQGLIQQTENHSEVVEEIRTSITEIDLLDCSPDRCLNLVHCLAELKDDSLYDSVRQFLNPNQYPETELTPVQCSALADLMLMSTTPIEEFDLTKYTTKIKGIFRIIPAVRNCRKARISGADLNPWICETISSALWNPRSPLTELHLVHNTFYEKGTDVLIDGLKNSPCKLEALSLSGHGLSTSVAEXLTSTLKSVIANIRELELSENVLRNSLLPVISEALQCQKLEKLRLNRNHKIQQICNEIVKAFTTNSTNLRELELNYTNFADSELEILSSALKSTSCSLEILRLSHNKLTAKGCETLALALTSRPTPLRELDLSYNDLXXSGVEKXCSALTSSHCGLETLRLSFCKVTEDGCSSLAKALMSDHCNLRELDLSFNHLTNXGVKTLMEKQRDSHCSLENLNVDHNEECWVNHKLLRRYACDLTLDEKTAGQRITLTQDNKQAHFHQEKQHYPDHPDRFDAPQVLCKEGLTERHYWEVEFHDSSDGEVGVAYKSIARSGDSGSEYSLGQNEKSWSWSIDGTFSHSGSTDWFLTEIKIRSLGVYLDWPAGILSFFEVSPDELTHLYTVRTTFTEPLYPGFGLTYGSVYIKETEME from the exons ATGAAG CGCATCCCCAAAGAACACGTCCATCAATGGACAGAAATCAAAGGTTTCAATGATCTACAGAAAATAATGTACTTCAGGAACAGAGTTCAGAACAAAACAGTTGCTGAACAGATAATTGATCATATTGCGACATCACGGAGCTTATTTATCATGTGCCACATACCCATCTTCTGTTGGATTGCCTCAAAGGTTCTTGAGtacttgcttttaaaaatggaaaacagtcCAGAGAAAACCACTAAGATACCCACAACTCTCATTGAAATGTACACACACTTCTTTTGTATTCAGATAAGGATCGCTGCWGAGAAATACGACAAGGAGAATGAGCTAGATATCACTGAAATCTTCAGATTGAATGAAGATTTCATCTTCAARCTGGGCAGGATGGCAtttgaaaaactgaacaaaGGAGAAATCATATTCAGCAGTGATGATCTAAAAACTTATGGCATTGACACGAAGAAAGCTGGAGTCGACTGTGGATTGTGTACCACAATATTCAAAGAAGAGAGTATCTTTCACTCAAAGAAGCTTTACTGCTTTGTGCATTTGACAATTCAGGAGTACTTTGCTGCTCTCTTTGTGTACAGAAGCTTTGCAAGTAAAACAATCGATTCTCAAAGCCTCAAAGATTTCCTTCTGATAGGATCTGAGGAAGAGCTGAAGGAAACCTTGGATGTTCACCCAGTTGATCTGCCTTTGGATGAGCTAATGGAAATTGCTATAGCTAACTCAACTTTGAGAAAGACAGGAGAACTGGACATGTTTCTTAGGTTCCTCATTGGCATGTCCTTAGAGTCGACTCAAAATCAGCTTCAAGGCCTCATTCAGCAAACGGAGAACCACTCTGAAGTTGTAGAAGAGATCAGGACAAGCATAACAGAAATTGATCTTTTGGACTGCTCTCCAGACAGATGTCTGAACCTTGTTCACTGTTTGGCTGAACTGAAAGATGATTCCCTGTATGACAGTGTGAGGCAGTTTCTGAATCCAAATCAATACCCAGAAACAGAGCTCACCCCTGTTCAGTGTTCAGCTTTGGCTGACTTAATGCTAATGTCAACTACACCTATAGAGGAATTTGACCTRACgaaatacacaacaaaaattaaaggCATTTTCAGGATTATCCCAGCTgtgaggaactgcagaaaagCCAG aatatcaggTGCAGATCTTAATCCCTGGATTTGTGAAACAATCTCTTCGGCTCTGTGGAATCCACGCTCTCCACTAACTGAACTACATCTGGTGCATAacactttttatgaaaaaggTACTGATGTACTGATTGATGGACTGAAAAACTCTCCATGTAAAYTGGAGGCTCTCAG TCTTTCAGGACACGGACTCTCAACATCAGTGGCAGAAGAKTTGACCTCAACTTTAAAATCAGTAATCGCCAACATAAGAGAACTGGAGCTGAGTGAAAACGTGTTGAGAAACTCATTACTGCCAGTGATCTCTGAGGCTCTTCAGTGCCAAAAACTGGAGAAGCTCAG GCTGAACAGAAACCATAAGATTCAACAAATCTGCAATGAGATAGTGAAGGCTTTCACCACCAACTCAACAAATCTGAGAGAACTAGAACTGAATTACACCAATTTTGCCGACTCAGAACTTGAGATCTTATCATCGGCATTGAAGAGCACAAGCTGTTCTCTGGAGATCCTGag ACTCAGTCACAACAAGTTGACTGCGAAAGGTTGCGAGACCCTGGCTTTGGCTCTCACTTCCAGACCTACACCTTTAAGAGAGCTGGACTTGAGCTACAATGACCTGCRTGWTTCTGGAGTAGAGAAAYTCTGTAGTGCACTGACAAGTTCACATTGTGGTTTAGAGACATTAAG GCTGTCATTCTGTAAAGTGACAGAAGATGGATGTTCCTCCCTGGCAAAGGCTCTGATGTCTGACCACTGCAACCTCAGGGAGTTGGACCTAAGCTTTAATCACCTGACAAATMAAGGAGTCAAAACCCTGATGGAAAAACAGAGAGATTCACACTGCAGTCTAGAAAATCTTAA TGTGGACCATAATGAAGAATGCTGGGTTAACCATAAACTATTGCGAAGGT ATGCCTGTGATCTGACGCTGGATGAAAAAACTGCAGGTCAAAGAATCACTTTGACCCAAGACAATAAACAAGCACATTTTCATCAAGAGAAGCAACATTATCctgatcatccagacagatttgatgCGCCACAGGTTCTTTGTAAAGAGGGTCTGACAGAACGCCATTACTGGGAAGTTGAGTTTCACGATTCATCAGACGGTGAGGTGGGCGTGGCATACAAAAGTATTGCCCGCAGTGGAGACTCTGGTTCTGAGTATTCTTTAGGACAGAATGAGAAATCTTGGTCCTGGTCCATAGATGGAACTTTTTCACACAGTGGTTCCACTGACTGGTTTTTGACTGAGATTAAAATACGGAGCCTTGGAGTGTATTTGGATTGGCCAGCAGGTATTTTGTCCTTCTTTGAAGTTTCTCCAGATGAATTGACTCACCTGTACACGGTACGCACAACTTTTACTGAACCACTCTATCCTGGTTTTGGTTTAACTTATGGATCAGTGtacataaaagaaacagaaatggagtAA